The Deinococcus depolymerans genome contains the following window.
CTCCTGCAACGTCACCGCGCTTGCCAGACTGCTGCCCAGGATCAGGCTGATGAACTCGTTCCCCAGTGCGGGCAGCGCCACCCGCCACGCCTGCGGCAGCACCACGAAGCGCAGCGCCTGAACGCGGCTGAGCCCCAGACTCCGCGCCGCCTCCGCCTGCCCCGCCGGAACGCTGCTGATCCCGCCGCGCACGATCTCACTCGTGTACGCCGCCGAGTACAGCCCCAGCGCGAGCACCGCCGCCGGAAAATCCGGCAGGGTCACCCCCAGCGTCGGCAGACCGTAGTACACCACCGACAGCAGCACGATCAGCGGAATGCCGCGCACCACCGTCACGTAGGCGTCCCCCAGCCGCCCCAGCACCGGCACGCGCAGCACCCTCAATGCCCCCAGCGCCGTCCCCACCAGCACCGACACGGCAAGGGCGCACACGCTCACCGCCAGCGTCAGGCCCAGACCCGACAGCAGCAGGCGAGGATACTCCCCCGACAGCACCGCCCGGAACCCCTCCAGCACCTCGTTCAACACGCACTCCGCCCCGCACGGAACAAGCGAACGGCACCGCCAGACACCCACCAGAACACCATCACGCCCCCGAGCATAGCCCCGGCGCGCTCCATCACGCGCGGACGGACGCCCCACACCCGGCCCGCCCCGCCCCGGCCGTTCACGAAACGTGAATGCGCAGACGGTCAGCTGATACCGACCCGGTAAGCTGAACACCAGCGGGTCAACGTGACCTGCCCTTCGACCGGGCCCCTGCCCCGCACCAGCGCGGCGGACGAGGTCCCACCCGCACCGGCGGGTGCCACAGGAAGAGTGAACCACCATGTGCATCACCTGGACGAACACCAGCCGCGCCGCACAACTCAGCATCCGCCTGGACCGCCCGCCCCCCGGAGCCACCCAGGCCACCTGATACGGATTCCGTCTGTTTCGCCGACAATCCGGAACTTCACCGGATTGCCAGCTCCACGCCCGGAATCCGCTCTGCTCCGCAGCTCTACGAGTCCGCCCGGATTGAACGGTTTTTGCAAACCCTTCAACCGGAGTCCGTATGGCACGCACCCGCCTCGCACGGAGCGGCACGTGCCCCCTGCACACCCGGACCCGCCACCCGCGCGGCCCGGCGTGCCCCCCGAACTCACCCCGCCCACGCGGGGAAGGACCGGTGTTCCCCCATGCGCGCCTGGACGGCGCTTCTCTCCGCCATTGCCCTGGAAGTCACAGGAACCCTCAGCCTCAAGGTGTTCACGACCGCCCCGTTCACCACTGCCGCCACGCCCGGCCTGCAACTGATCTTCACGTACGCCCTGCTCGCCGCGTCCTACGTGCTGCTGTCCCGCGCGTTCCGGCAGATTCCGGTCGCCGTGGCCTTCGCCGTCTGGGAAGCCGCCGGACTGCTCCTGATCACCTGCCTGGGCGCCCTGATCCTCGGCGAACACCTGCGCCCCGCCCAGCTGCTCGCCATGCTTGCCCTGGGAGTCGGCGCGGCCCTCCTGCACCGCGGCACACGCCCCCCCACCCAACCGGTGGGCGCATGAACGCCACGCCCATCCTGCTGATCGTCGGTGCCGTCACCCTCGACGTCCTGGCCAACGTCCTGCTCAAGAAATCCGACGGGTTCCGCCACCGGCGACCCGGACTGGCCGCCGTCGCCGTG
Protein-coding sequences here:
- a CDS encoding amino acid ABC transporter permease, translating into MLNEVLEGFRAVLSGEYPRLLLSGLGLTLAVSVCALAVSVLVGTALGALRVLRVPVLGRLGDAYVTVVRGIPLIVLLSVVYYGLPTLGVTLPDFPAAVLALGLYSAAYTSEIVRGGISSVPAGQAEAARSLGLSRVQALRFVVLPQAWRVALPALGNEFISLILGSSLASAVTLQELFSQGRFITNATYRQFEVYAVLALVYFGLTFALSRVVRGLEARLSRGVTLPERRVI
- a CDS encoding SMR family transporter; amino-acid sequence: MRAWTALLSAIALEVTGTLSLKVFTTAPFTTAATPGLQLIFTYALLAASYVLLSRAFRQIPVAVAFAVWEAAGLLLITCLGALILGEHLRPAQLLAMLALGVGAALLHRGTRPPTQPVGA